One stretch of Prochlorococcus marinus XMU1402 DNA includes these proteins:
- the pseB gene encoding UDP-N-acetylglucosamine 4,6-dehydratase (inverting), producing the protein MSLIKDSKILITGGTGSFGKAFLSAILKKYPDIARIVIFSRDELKQWELQQKFPLKKYPQLRYFIGDIRDKERLISALEKIDIVIHAAALKQVNAAEYNPIEFIKTNILGSENLVQACIEKNVKRIIALSTDKAAAPINLYGATKLCADKLFVAANNIKGDRDMIFSCVRYGNVMGSRGSVIPLFIEEAKKGIIPITDKRMTRFNITLEESIRMVLWAIENAVGGEIIIPKIPSYKITDLAQAIGPNCDKKILGIREGEKLHEEMITTSDSVNTFDIGKYYIILPANYEPKFHFNKMKMRFKAVEEGFSYISNKNDEFLSSDRLRELIKKHVDNKFIPI; encoded by the coding sequence ATGTCTCTAATTAAAGACTCGAAAATTTTAATAACTGGAGGTACTGGGAGCTTTGGAAAAGCTTTTTTATCTGCAATATTAAAGAAATATCCAGATATTGCTAGAATTGTAATTTTTAGTAGAGATGAACTAAAACAATGGGAACTCCAACAGAAATTTCCTTTAAAAAAATATCCACAATTAAGATATTTTATTGGAGATATAAGAGATAAGGAACGACTAATTAGCGCATTAGAAAAAATTGACATAGTAATTCATGCAGCCGCTCTAAAGCAAGTAAATGCAGCTGAATACAATCCTATTGAATTTATAAAAACGAATATTTTAGGTTCTGAAAATTTGGTACAGGCATGTATTGAAAAGAATGTAAAAAGAATAATAGCTCTTAGTACTGATAAAGCCGCAGCTCCAATCAATCTTTATGGAGCCACAAAATTATGTGCAGATAAGTTATTTGTTGCTGCTAACAATATAAAGGGAGATAGAGATATGATTTTTTCTTGTGTCAGATATGGAAACGTAATGGGGTCCAGAGGATCAGTCATTCCATTATTTATTGAGGAGGCTAAAAAAGGAATTATACCAATTACAGATAAGAGAATGACTAGGTTTAATATAACTTTAGAGGAGTCAATTAGAATGGTACTATGGGCCATTGAAAATGCTGTTGGTGGGGAAATAATTATCCCAAAGATTCCAAGTTATAAAATTACTGATCTTGCTCAAGCAATTGGACCAAATTGTGATAAGAAAATTTTAGGTATTAGAGAAGGAGAGAAACTTCATGAGGAAATGATTACTACATCTGATAGTGTAAACACTTTTGATATCGGTAAATATTACATAATCCTTCCTGCTAATTATGAACCAAAATTTCACTTCAATAAAATGAAAATGAGATTTAAAGCAGTTGAAGAGGGATTCTCTTACATTTCAAACAAAAATGATGAATTTTTATCTTCAGACAGATTAAGGGAATTAATCAAAAAGCATGTAGATAATAAATTTATTCCAATATGA
- a CDS encoding class I SAM-dependent methyltransferase, producing the protein MIKSLISKLIFSIFKPEKRIGSSNPFKELLKLPVIFDLTSFLIQLRYIRKIININALEKKSIYIEDVINYNYSVTSSKLITRNRRAEIYYKVSSLIIPNLNKKKLLIIGPRNVQELFMAWIYGFSWNKILGIDLYSSHKKIKVMDMHNLEFKDETFDCVIMSNTLAYADDTEKVINEVVRVLKPNGLFSFGATYDPGDKRWVGSSVNGETIYKILKKDGMKIIFHLPVEKVNSLKRNQTAHHFSAQKVDLKTKLTDDFHL; encoded by the coding sequence TTGATTAAATCACTAATTTCAAAGTTAATATTTTCAATATTTAAGCCAGAAAAAAGGATTGGAAGTAGTAATCCCTTTAAAGAATTATTAAAATTACCAGTTATTTTTGATTTAACTTCTTTTTTAATTCAATTGCGATACATAAGAAAAATAATAAACATAAATGCTCTAGAAAAAAAATCTATATACATAGAAGATGTTATCAATTATAATTATTCAGTAACCTCAAGTAAGTTAATAACTAGGAATAGAAGGGCAGAAATTTACTATAAAGTAAGCAGCTTAATAATTCCAAATTTGAATAAAAAAAAATTATTAATAATAGGACCAAGAAATGTACAAGAATTATTTATGGCTTGGATTTATGGTTTTAGTTGGAATAAAATTTTAGGAATTGATCTTTATAGTAGTCATAAAAAAATCAAAGTAATGGATATGCATAATTTAGAGTTTAAAGACGAAACTTTTGATTGTGTAATAATGTCTAATACTCTCGCTTATGCTGATGATACTGAAAAAGTAATTAATGAGGTAGTCAGAGTCTTAAAACCTAATGGTCTTTTCTCTTTCGGAGCCACATATGATCCAGGAGACAAAAGATGGGTAGGCTCTTCTGTAAATGGAGAAACTATCTATAAAATACTAAAAAAAGATGGAATGAAAATTATTTTCCATCTTCCAGTCGAAAAAGTAAACTCATTAAAAAGGAATCAAACAGCTCACCACTTTAGCGCCCAAAAAGTGGATCTTAAGACAAAATTAACAGATGACTTTCATCTTTAG
- the neuC gene encoding UDP-N-acetylglucosamine 2-epimerase, whose translation MRENIRKICIPISTRGNYGKLKSTFEAINKDRNLQLQIILAGSILLDSYGDFKEIIKKDGFKVSAEIPFLLKGDSNEILAISSGIAQMEFSRVLARLKPDIVLIIADRFESLAFAQAALCMNCCIAHLEGGEVSGSIDERIRHAITKLSHIHFVSNSESGNRLRLMGEEEKNIIISGNPSIDIINDINLEEKILLENFLKEKEICFNLKDSYLTISQHPVVTEVDSYLDQLKETFEAIKFFDIQKFWILPNIDAGYSKALEFLNYKISEENSQIIVLNSLPLNLYAILIKNTKCLIGNSSSGIRESSYLGVPSINIGNRQFGRLKDKNTRDCSHEKNEIKDAIKYQINHGSYNPSFIYGKGESGKIISNYLSNCDLFLEKTITY comes from the coding sequence ATGCGAGAAAATATAAGAAAGATTTGCATACCTATTTCAACAAGAGGTAATTATGGCAAATTGAAAAGTACCTTCGAAGCTATAAATAAAGATAGAAATCTTCAGTTACAGATTATTCTTGCAGGGAGTATCCTTCTTGATAGTTATGGAGATTTCAAAGAAATAATTAAAAAGGATGGGTTTAAAGTGTCTGCTGAAATTCCTTTTTTGCTAAAAGGAGATAGTAATGAAATTTTGGCTATTTCTTCAGGGATTGCGCAAATGGAGTTTTCGAGAGTATTGGCAAGACTTAAACCCGATATTGTCTTAATAATTGCTGATAGATTTGAATCACTTGCATTTGCTCAAGCTGCTCTTTGCATGAATTGCTGCATAGCTCATTTAGAAGGAGGCGAGGTCTCTGGGTCTATAGATGAAAGAATTAGACATGCTATTACTAAATTATCTCACATTCATTTTGTTTCAAATTCAGAATCTGGTAATCGTTTAAGACTTATGGGAGAAGAAGAGAAAAATATTATAATTTCAGGTAATCCAAGTATCGATATAATAAATGATATAAATCTTGAAGAAAAAATTCTTCTAGAAAACTTTTTAAAAGAAAAAGAAATTTGTTTTAATTTAAAAGATTCATATTTAACAATATCGCAACATCCTGTTGTTACTGAAGTAGATTCTTATCTTGATCAATTAAAAGAAACTTTTGAAGCAATAAAATTTTTTGATATTCAAAAATTTTGGATACTTCCTAATATCGATGCTGGCTATAGCAAAGCATTAGAGTTTCTAAATTACAAGATTTCGGAAGAAAATTCGCAGATTATAGTCTTAAATAGTTTGCCTTTAAATCTTTATGCAATCTTGATTAAAAATACTAAATGTTTGATAGGTAATTCATCTAGCGGTATAAGAGAATCTTCATATTTAGGAGTACCATCAATAAATATAGGCAATCGACAGTTTGGACGTCTAAAAGATAAAAATACTAGAGATTGTTCACATGAAAAGAATGAAATAAAAGATGCTATAAAATATCAAATAAATCATGGTTCTTATAATCCCTCTTTTATTTATGGTAAAGGTGAAAGTGGAAAAATAATTTCAAATTATTTATCAAATTGTGATCTTTTTCTTGAAAAAACAATAACTTATTAA
- a CDS encoding cytidylyltransferase domain-containing protein: MKFLAIVPARGGSKGVKGKNLRKVGNKSLLKRAIASTANFMDVIVSTDSHLIKEEALKVGAIVPFMRPNELSTDNANTIDVVLHAIKEYERLVDCRYDYIFTIEPTSPFREEKHVKNAIEKIKTNKFKSIISVCNLERKPENIFLKDFFLERYIKIPNQTFEQRQNMDHLCRLNSAIYATNRDCLIKDKKLLIDPIGFTEMSQVESINIDSELDLKFANFISKTFDL, encoded by the coding sequence ATGAAATTTTTAGCAATAGTGCCTGCTAGAGGTGGAAGTAAAGGCGTAAAAGGGAAGAATCTTAGAAAAGTTGGTAATAAATCATTATTAAAAAGAGCAATTGCAAGTACTGCAAATTTTATGGATGTAATTGTTTCTACTGATAGTCATTTAATAAAAGAAGAAGCCCTAAAAGTGGGGGCAATAGTTCCTTTCATGAGACCTAATGAACTTTCAACAGATAATGCAAATACAATAGATGTAGTTTTACATGCAATTAAAGAATATGAGAGATTAGTTGATTGTAGATATGACTATATTTTTACAATAGAACCTACTTCTCCCTTCCGAGAGGAAAAACATGTAAAAAATGCAATTGAAAAAATTAAAACAAATAAATTTAAATCTATTATTTCAGTTTGCAATTTAGAAAGAAAACCTGAAAATATTTTCTTAAAAGATTTTTTTCTAGAAAGATACATAAAAATCCCTAATCAAACTTTTGAACAAAGACAAAATATGGATCATCTTTGTAGATTAAATAGTGCTATTTATGCAACAAATAGAGATTGTTTAATTAAAGATAAAAAACTATTAATTGACCCAATAGGGTTTACTGAAATGTCTCAAGTTGAAAGTATTAATATAGATAGCGAATTAGATTTAAAATTCGCTAACTTTATTTCAAAAACATTTGACTTATAG
- a CDS encoding N-acetylneuraminate synthase family protein, with the protein MITIKKRPYLIAEAGVSHFGSFEKAKTLLKAAIDSESDAFKIQVFNTDTLFADDAKGWKDRLKDRVLSIDEIVKLSKLCDENNIDFIITPHDDYIFPHLKDIKIKALKIGSGEVGNLDFISRCFDFSDFVIFSTGLSSIDEIDKVVKIGQEKSKGCAILHCNTAYPTEDVDVNLSVIDEFIKRYPRNIIGYSDHTKDHFACIGAIMNGAKIIERHITLEKNIPNAQDWKVSSLPNELKDLRKQIDRAQVQIGNPKKIVTNSAKENIYWACKSPYLKKSVAQGDELKLEIISMKRPFTGTKIEDILILNKKVIFKKNLEKGTAVTEDNLDFN; encoded by the coding sequence ATGATAACAATTAAAAAAAGACCTTATCTAATAGCTGAAGCTGGTGTTAGTCATTTTGGTTCTTTTGAAAAAGCTAAAACTTTACTAAAAGCAGCAATTGATTCAGAAAGTGACGCTTTTAAAATTCAAGTTTTTAATACAGATACATTATTTGCTGATGATGCAAAAGGTTGGAAAGATAGACTTAAAGATAGGGTTCTATCTATTGACGAAATAGTTAAATTATCTAAGTTGTGCGATGAAAACAATATTGACTTTATAATAACCCCTCATGATGACTATATATTCCCTCACTTAAAGGACATTAAAATAAAGGCATTGAAAATAGGTTCTGGAGAAGTCGGAAATCTTGATTTCATTTCTCGATGTTTTGATTTTAGTGACTTTGTTATTTTTTCAACAGGATTGAGTTCAATAGATGAAATAGATAAAGTAGTAAAAATTGGACAAGAAAAGTCCAAAGGTTGCGCAATTTTACATTGTAATACCGCTTATCCAACCGAGGATGTAGATGTAAATTTGAGTGTTATAGACGAATTCATAAAAAGATATCCAAGAAATATAATAGGTTATTCCGATCATACAAAAGATCATTTTGCCTGTATTGGTGCAATAATGAATGGTGCTAAAATAATCGAAAGACATATAACCCTAGAAAAAAACATTCCAAATGCTCAAGACTGGAAAGTATCGTCACTTCCTAATGAATTAAAAGATTTAAGAAAGCAAATTGATAGAGCTCAAGTACAAATTGGAAACCCAAAAAAAATAGTAACTAATTCGGCTAAAGAGAATATATATTGGGCTTGCAAATCTCCATATTTAAAAAAATCAGTGGCACAAGGTGATGAATTAAAACTTGAAATAATTTCAATGAAAAGACCCTTTACTGGCACAAAGATTGAAGATATTTTGATTCTTAACAAAAAAGTTATTTTCAAAAAGAATCTTGAAAAAGGTACTGCCGTTACTGAAGATAATTTAGATTTTAATTGA
- a CDS encoding NAD-dependent epimerase/dehydratase family protein: MKRLLVLGADGYLGFPVSLHFASKGWSVYAVDNLSKRHIESKQDVSPLIPLPLYKDRFSEWNDLYAKNKTQKIKSFVLDIAVNNRQLYNLLEEIKPDAIIHFAEQPSAPYSMKGRYEAVNTQINNITGTLNLIFAIKRFNPSCHIVKLGTMGEYGTPNIDIEEGWLNISHNSRNDRVLFPKKPGSFYHLSKVHDSNNLEYSCRTWGLRVTDLNQGIVYGSHTELSKNKNLHTSFHYDSIFGTAINRFIAQGLINHPLTIYGSGNQTRAYLHIDDVIQCIELAIENPAEEGEFKVRNQFTEFKSINELALLVSQSINSEDIKTEIRKIDNPRVEESDHYYNPKNKSFLDLGLNVKKISEEVIIDIVRYITPYIKNVRKKNLLPNIKWNNK, translated from the coding sequence ATGAAACGGCTCTTGGTATTAGGTGCCGATGGATATCTGGGATTTCCAGTATCATTACATTTTGCTTCAAAAGGGTGGTCAGTTTATGCTGTTGATAACCTCTCCAAAAGACATATAGAAAGTAAACAAGATGTTTCCCCTTTAATTCCTTTACCACTTTATAAAGATAGATTCTCAGAGTGGAATGATTTATACGCCAAGAATAAAACTCAAAAAATTAAAAGTTTTGTTCTAGATATAGCTGTTAATAATCGTCAACTATATAATTTGCTTGAGGAAATTAAACCTGATGCAATTATTCACTTTGCTGAACAGCCATCCGCACCATATTCAATGAAGGGAAGGTATGAAGCAGTTAATACACAGATAAATAATATTACAGGCACGTTAAATTTAATTTTTGCCATTAAAAGATTTAATCCAAGTTGCCACATAGTTAAATTAGGTACAATGGGTGAATATGGAACCCCTAATATTGATATAGAAGAGGGTTGGTTAAATATAAGTCATAATAGTAGAAATGATCGGGTTCTTTTTCCAAAGAAACCGGGAAGTTTTTATCATTTATCTAAAGTTCATGATTCTAATAACTTAGAATATTCATGTAGAACTTGGGGTCTAAGAGTAACTGATTTGAATCAAGGTATAGTTTACGGTTCGCACACTGAACTTTCTAAAAATAAAAATCTACATACTTCGTTCCATTATGACAGTATATTTGGCACAGCAATTAATCGATTTATTGCACAAGGTTTAATTAATCATCCTTTAACTATATACGGTTCAGGTAATCAGACCAGAGCTTATTTACATATAGACGATGTAATTCAATGTATCGAATTAGCGATAGAAAACCCTGCCGAAGAAGGTGAATTTAAAGTCAGGAATCAATTTACTGAATTTAAGTCTATTAATGAATTAGCTTTATTAGTAAGTCAATCAATAAATTCTGAAGATATAAAAACTGAAATCAGAAAAATAGATAATCCTAGAGTGGAAGAATCGGATCATTACTATAATCCAAAAAATAAAAGTTTTTTAGATTTAGGATTAAATGTAAAAAAAATAAGTGAAGAGGTAATTATTGATATTGTTAGATACATAACGCCTTATATTAAAAATGTGAGAAAGAAAAACTTATTGCCAAATATCAAATGGAATAATAAATAA
- a CDS encoding DoxX family membrane protein encodes MFFNLRKKNLINFIDTIARVFISSIFINSLPTKIFSFERNVDYVSSAGIPEFLSPFFLICAILIILIGTFLFVFRKKSNLGPILLLIFLIPTTLIFHVFAFPHMGGVTRNLVLIGGLIIALIRK; translated from the coding sequence ATGTTTTTTAATTTAAGAAAAAAAAATCTCATTAACTTTATAGATACCATTGCAAGAGTTTTTATATCTTCGATATTTATAAATTCTCTACCAACTAAGATTTTCAGTTTTGAAAGAAATGTTGATTATGTAAGCTCTGCTGGAATTCCAGAATTCTTATCTCCATTTTTTTTGATTTGCGCAATTTTAATAATCTTAATTGGAACTTTTCTATTCGTTTTTAGAAAAAAAAGTAATTTAGGACCAATATTACTATTAATATTTTTAATACCTACTACATTAATTTTTCATGTATTTGCTTTCCCACATATGGGAGGGGTGACAAGAAATCTTGTTTTAATTGGGGGTCTTATTATTGCTTTAATAAGAAAATAA
- a CDS encoding DoxX family membrane protein — protein sequence MFFNLRKKNLINFIDTIARVFISSIFINALPTMIFDFSYYSRYINSTGINELLSPFLLFSSITLIIIGIFLFIFRKASNLGPIILLVFLIPTTFIIHVFAFPDIGAIIRNLSIIGVLIITILRD from the coding sequence ATGTTTTTTAATTTAAGAAAAAAAAATCTCATTAACTTTATAGATACCATTGCAAGAGTTTTTATATCTTCGATATTTATAAATGCTCTACCAACTATGATATTTGATTTTTCATATTATTCTAGATACATAAACTCTACTGGAATTAATGAATTACTATCTCCATTTTTATTATTTAGCTCAATTACATTAATCATAATTGGGATATTTTTGTTTATTTTCAGAAAAGCTAGCAATTTAGGCCCAATAATATTATTAGTATTTTTAATACCAACTACATTTATTATTCATGTTTTTGCATTCCCTGATATCGGAGCTATTATTAGGAATTTATCAATTATTGGCGTCCTTATAATAACTATTTTACGAGATTAA
- a CDS encoding AAC(3) family N-acetyltransferase has product MEKIYSFDIKKVFENLIKPGDDLLVHSSLKNIGFFHPSPEIIIDNLEKILTELGTLIMMSDTRSFAETKSFSLTQKSETGLLSECFRKRSNVKRSTVPMISFCASGARSSLYTEIYNSYLDKSSPFTHLLKNNGKIMLFGIGFQKCTLYHLAEERYQVPYNFYKTFKGHLISGDQKVPISQRYFVRKNLKTKKNNRVATELMIKKNFLKKEILGSGEILVFNARDYDECCMEILKCNRLAFLEQNN; this is encoded by the coding sequence TTGGAAAAAATTTATAGTTTTGATATCAAGAAGGTTTTTGAAAATCTAATAAAACCAGGAGACGATTTATTAGTACATTCTTCTTTAAAAAATATTGGTTTTTTTCATCCTAGTCCAGAAATAATTATTGATAACTTGGAAAAAATCCTAACTGAATTAGGTACTCTAATTATGATGAGTGATACACGTTCTTTTGCAGAAACAAAAAGTTTTTCACTTACACAAAAAAGTGAAACTGGTTTATTAAGTGAATGTTTTAGAAAAAGATCAAACGTCAAAAGATCAACAGTTCCTATGATATCTTTCTGTGCTTCCGGCGCGAGATCTTCACTATATACCGAAATTTACAATTCTTATTTAGACAAGTCTTCCCCATTCACTCACTTATTGAAAAACAATGGAAAAATAATGTTATTTGGAATTGGATTCCAAAAATGTACGCTTTATCATTTAGCAGAGGAAAGATATCAAGTCCCATATAACTTTTATAAAACATTCAAAGGTCACTTAATAAGCGGAGATCAAAAAGTTCCTATTTCTCAAAGATATTTTGTTAGGAAAAATTTAAAAACAAAAAAAAATAATAGAGTTGCGACCGAATTGATGATTAAGAAAAACTTTTTAAAAAAGGAAATTTTAGGCTCAGGTGAAATCTTGGTATTTAATGCTAGAGATTATGATGAATGTTGCATGGAAATACTAAAATGTAATAGATTGGCATTTCTTGAGCAAAATAATTAA
- a CDS encoding SGNH/GDSL hydrolase family protein, giving the protein MSITKKITINTLVLVMMLGILETASRIYLSRKDFNGLAIIEFATKVRVYMHSFKYKGNSKKGNRELKCLANAANDYTKKNVLPFYRKYEQGFNTFLKTANNIPVIILYLPSRISGDLHKQFFSNLARKNSLDFIDMSPILRNSGDIDIWSLYPEDGHLSRFGNKIIARKLSSYLLNALNKEERKIDRNIEMIKKQLTFLQASKSSIWNKHSNMVYRVYTNKNGFRTTKELKSDSKIAIVYGDSFTFGPYLANHDTFPELAQKNLIKLGAKNIQILNAGLNGSTIFHEAETLKKTVKIQPNIIILQVLDNDIEGVSYAKMRQIRPVPLSDADLFKPSIEELKILENCD; this is encoded by the coding sequence ATGTCAATTACAAAAAAAATCACAATTAATACTTTAGTTTTGGTAATGATGTTAGGGATCTTAGAAACAGCTTCTCGCATCTATCTTTCAAGGAAAGACTTCAATGGGTTAGCAATCATTGAGTTTGCTACAAAGGTTAGAGTTTATATGCATTCATTCAAATATAAGGGTAATAGTAAAAAAGGGAATAGAGAATTAAAGTGTCTTGCTAATGCGGCTAATGATTATACAAAAAAAAATGTTTTGCCATTTTATAGAAAATATGAGCAAGGATTTAATACATTCTTAAAAACTGCCAATAATATTCCTGTAATAATTTTGTATTTACCCTCTCGAATAAGTGGAGATTTACACAAGCAATTTTTCTCCAATCTAGCAAGAAAAAATTCTTTAGATTTTATTGATATGTCTCCAATATTAAGAAATTCAGGTGATATTGATATATGGAGTCTTTACCCAGAGGATGGGCACTTATCAAGATTTGGAAATAAAATAATAGCAAGAAAATTATCAAGCTATTTATTAAATGCATTAAATAAGGAAGAGAGAAAAATCGATAGAAATATAGAAATGATTAAAAAACAGTTAACATTTCTCCAGGCTTCAAAATCATCTATCTGGAATAAACACTCAAATATGGTTTATAGAGTTTATACAAATAAAAATGGATTCAGAACAACAAAAGAATTAAAAAGTGACTCAAAGATTGCCATAGTATATGGTGATTCATTTACGTTTGGCCCTTATCTTGCAAACCATGATACATTTCCTGAATTAGCACAGAAAAATCTAATCAAACTTGGTGCAAAGAATATTCAAATACTAAATGCAGGTCTCAATGGATCTACAATTTTTCACGAAGCAGAAACACTTAAAAAGACAGTAAAAATACAGCCAAATATAATAATCCTTCAAGTCTTAGATAATGATATAGAAGGTGTCTCTTACGCAAAAATGCGTCAAATACGACCTGTTCCTCTAAGTGATGCTGATTTATTTAAACCCTCAATAGAAGAATTAAAAATATTAGAAAATTGTGATTAA
- a CDS encoding DUF5989 family protein produces MEAFLDLIKDIWDFLRVRKKYWLAPLIITIVLMGALIIFTQGSVIAPFIYSIF; encoded by the coding sequence TTGGAAGCATTTCTTGATCTCATTAAAGACATCTGGGACTTTCTTAGAGTTCGCAAGAAGTATTGGTTAGCACCCTTGATTATTACCATTGTTTTAATGGGAGCTCTTATCATTTTCACTCAAGGTTCAGTAATAGCACCCTTTATTTATTCTATTTTTTAG
- a CDS encoding ABC transporter ATP-binding protein has product MLLSSICEIFSIILIFPLIQSLANPKSIFNNIKLNFLLDFFNIEDQRSLITFITLSFCIVVTFSGIVRLFTLWSNTNFAARIGNDIGILAFKKVLYQDYKTHIQQSSNRVITNLTTEIQRCVQVITYLLQLWTSILIALGVVIGLLIINWRISTFVVLLFLSIYLVVAKSQKGQLLKLSRIISESSGLLLKSVQTGIGAFRDITFDNSQNYFIEDYRKFGFEFRKTLAKSQFLQVFPKYLIDSLSLNFIAIISFFLAISNDGTYVITIIGSAALGFQKLIPALQQVYSAYAGIMSNSSAIKIIYLLLNENQSKPYKISDKNPEKALALFDEVKLCNIYFKYPNNKMYILENINMNIKAGNMVGILGASGSGKSTLVDILSGLVQPCLGELIIDGNKADIENKDIFKQWRKNIAYVPQSIFIADVSLAENIAFGIPKKNIDSTKLLYAIRKSKLENLSLKDSEIYTKKLGEGGINLSGGQRQRIGIARAIYKECPIMIFDEATNALDNKTENYLLEKISSFKNKKTIIIISHSLSTMKFCDKIFKLENKKVNDVSDRFKKFFND; this is encoded by the coding sequence ATGCTTTTAAGTAGCATATGTGAAATATTTTCAATAATATTAATTTTTCCTTTAATCCAATCTTTAGCTAATCCTAAATCAATTTTTAACAATATAAAACTAAACTTCTTACTAGATTTTTTTAATATTGAAGATCAAAGATCTCTAATTACATTTATTACTCTAAGCTTTTGCATAGTAGTTACATTTTCCGGAATTGTAAGGCTCTTTACACTATGGTCTAATACAAATTTCGCGGCAAGGATAGGAAATGATATAGGAATTCTCGCTTTTAAAAAAGTACTTTATCAAGATTATAAGACTCATATTCAGCAATCTAGTAATAGAGTAATTACTAATTTAACGACAGAGATACAAAGATGCGTACAAGTAATAACTTATCTTTTGCAGTTATGGACATCAATTCTAATTGCATTAGGGGTTGTAATAGGACTACTTATAATTAATTGGAGGATATCAACTTTTGTTGTTTTATTATTCTTGTCAATTTACTTGGTAGTAGCAAAAAGTCAGAAGGGTCAATTATTAAAACTAAGCCGAATTATTAGTGAATCGAGTGGCCTTTTATTAAAGTCTGTTCAAACAGGAATTGGAGCTTTTAGAGATATCACTTTCGATAATAGTCAGAATTATTTTATTGAAGACTATAGAAAGTTTGGATTTGAATTTAGAAAAACTCTAGCAAAATCACAATTTTTACAGGTATTCCCAAAATATTTAATTGATTCTTTAAGTTTAAACTTTATAGCAATAATTTCATTTTTTTTAGCCATTTCGAATGATGGAACTTACGTCATAACAATTATAGGTTCAGCTGCTTTAGGGTTTCAGAAACTAATTCCAGCACTTCAGCAGGTGTATAGTGCTTATGCAGGTATAATGTCTAATTCTTCAGCTATAAAAATTATTTATCTACTCCTTAACGAAAATCAATCGAAACCATATAAAATATCTGATAAAAATCCTGAAAAGGCTTTAGCTCTTTTTGATGAAGTTAAATTGTGTAATATTTATTTTAAATATCCAAATAATAAAATGTATATTTTAGAAAATATCAATATGAATATTAAAGCAGGAAATATGGTTGGAATACTTGGGGCTTCTGGTTCTGGCAAGAGTACATTAGTTGATATATTATCTGGCTTGGTTCAGCCTTGCTTAGGCGAATTAATCATTGATGGTAATAAAGCAGATATTGAGAATAAAGATATTTTCAAGCAATGGAGAAAAAATATAGCTTATGTTCCACAATCAATATTTATAGCTGACGTAAGTTTGGCTGAAAATATAGCTTTTGGAATACCTAAAAAAAATATTGATTCAACCAAGTTACTCTATGCGATTAGAAAATCAAAATTAGAAAATCTATCATTAAAAGATTCTGAAATATATACAAAAAAATTAGGAGAGGGTGGAATTAATTTGAGTGGTGGACAAAGACAGCGCATTGGGATAGCAAGAGCTATTTATAAAGAATGTCCAATTATGATATTTGATGAGGCTACAAATGCTTTGGATAATAAGACTGAAAATTATCTCCTTGAAAAAATTTCTTCCTTCAAAAATAAAAAAACCATAATAATAATTTCCCACAGTTTATCAACAATGAAATTTTGCGATAAAATTTTCAAATTAGAAAATAAAAAAGTTAATGATGTAAGCGATAGATTTAAAAAATTTTTTAATGACTAA